The segment CGAACGTCCTTTTGATGACCCCCAATACTCTGTTGGCTTTCCCTATAGCGTTGTTGCCATGTTGATGAGACGACAGTTTGTCAACCAATACAGCAAGATCTTTTTCCCTCTCTGTTGTTTCCCATCCTCTCTGCTGTCCGTCATTGTCTTTCATGCTGTGAGAATGGTTCAGTTATTCCGCCCAAGGTGCATCACGCTACATTTGCTTGTGTTGAACTTGAGTTGCCACTTGTCTGCCCATTCTGACAACCTTTCAATGTATTCTTGTcctttcattatcattattggGTCTCTTGAAGTAGGAGACCATCTATTAATTGATTTTCTTGTGGTTTTCTGAATCTTGGACTGTTCAATGTTGGAATATACATTTAAAGGATACATGCACGTTTTCTTTGGGACTAATAATTTGAATAATGTATCATAAGAAACAAATAAATGATTAGACTAGCATTTGCCAATTGTCAAGATTTGATACTTGTGTACCTACATGTAGTTATGtctaaaatcacaaaaaaatgtttaaaacttttGACTTATTTAAGCATaataataaatcatacataaatTCTGTTCCTTAGTCGTATGAGCATTTTGATAATATGTTTATTGCACTGCTTTAATCACAAAATATCTTGGCAGTTTTcagcccagtctgattaaaatcgaACCTTCACTAgctcttgtttattttgattgtcGCATTGTATTCATTATAGTTTCCTTTTATATTGACACTCAAATTTCCATTGGTTGCACACATTTGTTGTGAGACCGGGCTTCATCATAACTGGGCTGCTTAGTGAATTCTGTCATTTTAGAAGCAAGTACTTGTACAACAGTTATAAAAGGTActttctctttttaaatatgttgTACTGTGCATCTTATTTCAGATGGGTGTTCATTTCCATAACTTGAGAACCTCTGGGGCAGGTTATGTCGAGTACAACCTGTCTCCATTTGAACAGAGAGCCTTTGGAGGAATGATCAAGAATGGAATCCCAAATGCAGCTGCAAGATTTGGACGTAAATTCCATCTTCTTATCCGTAAGTGGttcaaaatcaaatttcatgcttttcatgaatgaaaaaaaagacATTGTATTAATGATACTTAGTTGACTTTTGTTCGTTTGATCAATGATGTACGGTTTTACCTACAAGTTAGGTACAGTATGCCTATGGTTAAAACcaattgaaagtaaattttattcatatttcatgtatagTGATGAATCCTAAGTAAATCTTatctatatttcatgtatagTGATAAATCCTCACATTGATTAACTAAAACAAAATTGTGGACATTTTACTGTATGATACAGATGTTTATTATATCTCATCATATAAATTCATGCAtgaaaatcaaataaaagattCATTAAGGTAGTCAGTAGGTTTTTTGGGGAAAcacattttctatttatttattaatgAAATCTGCTGCTAATAATGAAAATGctgctaatatttttttttcagcttTCTATGCATACTACAAGTACCAGGAATATTGTTTCAATGACACTGCAGCAGGCCACAGGAAGAGGAACATGCCAGAATACGAAGAATACTTTGCCAGTTTAAAGGAAGACAAATAGAGATGTTAACACTGAGTTTATCAAATTGTTCTGAAATGAATACCTGTCCATGTTTCAATAGATGATATCTAATGTGTATTTTGTTTGCTTGAGTCTTATCTCTAAACATCCTAAGGATGTGCTTTACGCTGCACAAGAGATTTAAGgaactaaaatattttttaaactgGATTGTTGACAATTTTAATCAATTCAGTAAACTCAACACTTTGATGCAATAAATTTATATACTTTCATAGACGGGTTATTTTGTGGTACAGTGCACTGCATGTGTCCGTCTGTCTGCCCCTTTGTGGGccatataaaaacagaaaaaggctaggataatcaaacttggtacaaatttTACCAAATGATTAGAGGAGGaagcctattgtttttcaaggtcaactTGTATG is part of the Ostrea edulis chromosome 2, xbOstEdul1.1, whole genome shotgun sequence genome and harbors:
- the LOC125680397 gene encoding cytochrome b-c1 complex subunit 8-like encodes the protein MGVHFHNLRTSGAGYVEYNLSPFEQRAFGGMIKNGIPNAAARFGRKFHLLIPFYAYYKYQEYCFNDTAAGHRKRNMPEYEEYFASLKEDK